A genomic region of Stenotrophomonas sp. NA06056 contains the following coding sequences:
- a CDS encoding M13 family metallopeptidase — protein MPNFRPLAIALGISLATLVPTHDAFAAKKKAARAPAVSAQCSDFYDATNAGWLKANPVPQTGAATALGQLVDRSRQQQRELLDASMKAPQGNVQKLLGDFWASGLDEAAVEADGSNPIAPLLTRINAIKKAKDVPASIAALHQVGIPVAFNFGPDVDLKALDRHIGYFMQGGMGLPDPAFYTRTDADTVALMGRYRNYVKQILALTGTPAAKLDAESQAVIALETELARNAQSLAGINNPFNNYAPISTKDLNSRYRNLQLDAFLKAQGVNDDLVSLADPALFKQLDGMVTKLKPDQWKAYLRWRVGDSMAPYLSKAYRDAEFEFRGRVLRGETLPPQRWESVLDAINVAAGPMVGREYAARYLSAEDRRQAAWIVDKVREVQIEAVKNNSWMSAEAKTEAQAKLAALKIEIGTPLRDLDYSVQPMGRGSFGGNMLIASTWRHREEMKRIGKGNADRRWDVLPQQPSLAYDLAQNRLIVTAAILQGPVFNAKADAADKFGSFGGLVGHELTRAIDAKGALVDAKGELRSWWTPADKTAWTLLGTRVASQYGAYEFPGVKGAKVNGTLTQEENLADIAGLELAWAAYTAQEPKAKPAQQQGFFRAWAALWPQQLSPNEAARRLTADIRAPGRWRTNGPLSNLPAFGASFSCKAGQPMQRTDAEQIKVWR, from the coding sequence AGTGCGCAGTGCAGCGATTTCTACGACGCCACCAACGCGGGCTGGCTGAAGGCCAACCCGGTGCCGCAGACCGGTGCCGCCACCGCGCTGGGCCAGCTGGTCGACCGCAGCCGGCAGCAGCAGCGTGAACTGCTGGACGCCTCGATGAAGGCGCCGCAGGGCAATGTGCAGAAGCTGCTGGGCGACTTCTGGGCCAGTGGCCTGGACGAAGCGGCCGTGGAAGCCGATGGCTCCAACCCGATTGCACCGCTGCTGACCCGCATCAATGCAATCAAGAAGGCCAAGGACGTTCCGGCCTCGATCGCCGCACTGCACCAGGTCGGTATCCCGGTGGCGTTCAACTTCGGTCCTGATGTGGACCTGAAGGCACTGGACCGCCACATCGGTTACTTCATGCAGGGCGGCATGGGCCTGCCTGATCCGGCCTTCTACACGCGCACCGACGCCGACACCGTCGCGTTGATGGGCCGCTATCGCAACTACGTCAAGCAGATCCTCGCACTGACCGGTACCCCGGCGGCCAAGCTGGACGCCGAGTCGCAGGCAGTGATCGCGCTGGAAACCGAACTGGCCCGCAACGCGCAGTCGCTGGCGGGCATCAACAACCCGTTCAACAACTACGCACCGATCTCCACCAAGGACCTCAACAGCCGCTACCGCAACCTGCAGCTGGATGCGTTCCTGAAGGCGCAGGGCGTCAACGATGACCTGGTCTCGCTGGCCGACCCGGCGCTGTTCAAGCAGCTCGACGGCATGGTCACCAAGCTCAAGCCGGACCAGTGGAAGGCCTACCTGCGCTGGCGCGTGGGCGACTCGATGGCACCGTACCTGTCCAAGGCATACCGCGATGCGGAGTTCGAATTCCGTGGCCGCGTGCTGCGTGGCGAGACCCTGCCGCCGCAACGCTGGGAGAGCGTGCTGGACGCGATCAACGTGGCCGCCGGCCCGATGGTCGGCCGTGAATACGCCGCGCGTTACCTGTCCGCCGAAGACCGTCGCCAGGCGGCGTGGATCGTCGACAAGGTGCGTGAAGTGCAGATCGAGGCGGTCAAGAACAACAGCTGGATGAGCGCCGAGGCCAAGACCGAAGCGCAGGCCAAGCTGGCCGCGTTGAAGATCGAGATCGGTACCCCGTTGCGCGATCTGGATTACAGCGTGCAGCCGATGGGCCGTGGTTCGTTCGGCGGCAACATGCTGATCGCTTCCACCTGGCGTCATCGTGAGGAAATGAAGCGCATCGGCAAGGGCAACGCCGACCGCCGCTGGGACGTGCTGCCGCAGCAGCCGTCGCTGGCGTATGACCTGGCGCAGAACCGGCTGATCGTCACTGCGGCGATCCTGCAGGGCCCGGTGTTCAACGCCAAGGCCGACGCCGCCGACAAGTTCGGCAGCTTCGGCGGCCTGGTCGGTCACGAACTGACCCGTGCGATCGACGCCAAGGGTGCGCTGGTCGACGCCAAGGGCGAACTGCGCAGCTGGTGGACCCCGGCCGACAAGACTGCCTGGACCCTGCTCGGTACCCGCGTCGCCAGCCAGTACGGCGCCTACGAGTTCCCCGGCGTGAAGGGAGCCAAGGTCAACGGCACGCTGACCCAGGAAGAGAACCTGGCCGACATCGCCGGCCTGGAGCTCGCCTGGGCCGCGTACACCGCGCAGGAGCCGAAGGCCAAGCCGGCACAGCAGCAGGGCTTCTTCCGTGCCTGGGCCGCGCTGTGGCCGCAGCAGCTGTCGCCGAACGAGGCCGCACGCCGCCTGACCGCCGACATCCGTGCACCGGGCCGCTGGCGCACCAACGGCCCGCTGTCGAACCTGCCGGCGTTCGGCGCCAGCTTCAGCTGCAAGGCGGGCCAGCCGATGCAGCGTACCGACGCCGAGCAGATCAAAGTCTGGCGTTGA